Genomic DNA from Clostridium sp. BJN0013:
TCTTGAATTACATTATTCCTAAATATACTTTATTTAATATGGTCTATGTAACACTAATAACATTAATAATTTATTTAAAGAAGGATAATTTACATGAAAAATAATAAAACAAAGTATATATCTATAATTTTACTATGTATGATAATCACAATTTTCTTCTTTATAGGATTAGATGATCAGCAGCCTGTAGAAGAATTAGATATTATTTCAGGATTAGGAGCAGATTTAATAATAAAAAATAATAAAGTAACAGAACATATCGTACCAATGTCAATATATTTATTTGAATCTGGAGATAAAATAAACAGCACCTTGAGAATCGGTGCTGCAAAAACCAAAGGAGAAACAAGACAAAATCGACAATTATCAAATGACAAACAAAATATATTAGGCCTTGAAAAAGTATTTATCATAAGTGAAGAACAGGCACATTATGGTTTGCAAGATTGGACAGATATTTTATTTAGAAATCCTTATTTAAACGATACTGCATATGTTGCAGTATGCAAGGGAAAGGCTTCAGATATTTTAAGTACAAATATAAAAGGCTACCCAAGTTCTTCAGATTTTGTAGGGGGTTTAATTAAAAATTCCATATTTTATAACTTTTTTTCAGATAAATATAGAGTTATGAATTTATTTTTATCCATTGGAAGTGAAGGATATAATCCTGTGCTACCTTATATTGAAACAACAGATAAAGGAATTACAATCACTGGAATGGCATTGTTTAATGGTAATAAAATGATTTCAAAAATTAATATTGCCGAATTAAGAGCTATGAACATAATGAGAGAAAATAATGTAAAAGGTATGCTTACAATACAAAAAAGCACTTGTAAATATACAAACTATTATGCTACATCAAAACGAAAAGTTCACTGTACTAAAGAAGGTAATAAATATAAATTTACTATAAATATTAGTTTGGAAGGAGATTTAGTAACAGATACCCTGTATAAAAATCTGCAAAACAATTCTAAAAAAGTTGAGGAATTTAACACGGAGATGTCTGAAGATATAAAAAAAGAATGTATTAGTTTTATAACTAAAATGAAACATACCTATAAAGTAGATTGTCTGGAACTTGGAAAATTTGCAGCTGCCAAATATGGCAGACATATAGAAAAAGACTGGAATTCCGTAGTATGTAATTCAGAAATTGATGTAAATGTAAAAGTAAAGATCAATAAAATCGGAAGAGGAGATTACTGATTATAATAAAGTATCTGAAAATACATTAAACTTATACAGCTTTTCTATTTTCAGATACTAAAAATACGTTAACTACATATCTTCCCAATAAAATTTTTCCTGCTCCTTATCCACTACAGTAGTTCTATCAAACAACTTTATAAACACTACAGCTACTATAAAAGCAATTATACCTCCAATAATTTGATAAGCCCTTATAGATCCTTGCACTAATTTTCCTAAATATCCTCCTAAAAATACACCCAAAAACACCAACATAATAGGAAAAATAAACAACATAAATGCAGCCATTAGCATATTTGTACTTTTCTTCTTTTCATTATGATTTTTACCCATTTAAAATATTAGCCTCCTGCTATAACTTTTTATCCGAAGGCGGCAATTAACTTCAAAGTGGGGGAATAAGCAATGCTACGCCTCTGGATAAGCTCTTCTAAGGTTCAGATGAAGAAAAGCATTCCTTATATGCAAACTCTACCTGAACCTTAGAATCACTTTATTCTTATATTATAACTCTTAAAATATTTAAAATAAATAATCACTATTTTAAAATTATTTAAACTCCTTGAAGGAATTTAACATTAAATGTTGAATTTATGGTATTAAAGGAGATGATTATTGTGTCTACCAATGTAAAAATAGCATTTATAAATAATAATATTAAAGAAAGAAATGGAGAATTTCATTTAAATGACGAGTGGATACGCATTGAAAATGTTAGCAATAGAAGAGTCAATATGTTTAATTGGGAAATTTGGCACTGGAAACCTAGTAAGCAATATTCCCTTATTTACAGATTTCCAAAGCGCATTGACAACCTTTTTTGGACATTGGATCCCGATGAAATTATAATACTGTTTACAGGTTATGGTTCAAATAAATTTATAGAAGGCACTGGCAGTCATAATTCTGAATTTCATTTCTATTGTGGAAAAAATTCTTTTATATGGAACAATGCAGGAGACATTGTCTGTTTATTCGATACTAAGTCCATGACAAGCACTCTTACAGTTCCCTAAACAATTATTTATCCAAAGGCAGTAATTAGCTAATAACCTAGCTTCTTCAAAGTAGGGACTTATAATACGTTTTTCTTTTTAATTCTTAAAATTCATATTGCACATAAAATAAGTTGCTAAACTTATTTATTTAAAATATATATTTATTATATTTGTAGTATAATTATCTTATATATAATAAAACTATGTTTATGTTATAGCTAAATATTCAGTGACTGTATACATTTAACATTTTTAGGAGGTAAAAATGACATACTCAAAAGTAAAATATGAAGGTTTAAAAGAACTATGTGATATAGTTTTTGAGAAATTCGGCTTTAGTCCAGAAGATAGTGGAACTATTACAGATGTTTTACTGCTATCAGATTTATTTGGAATTGAATCTCATGGAATTCAAAGACTGGTAAAGTATTACAGTGAAATAAAAAATGGTCTTATAAAAGTAGCTTCTAAACCAAAAATGATAAAAGAAACACCTGTATCTGCAGTTTTAGACGCCCAGGCTGGTATGGGGCAACTGGCAGGAAAAAAAGCTATGAACATGGCCATTGAAAAAGCCAAAACTTCAGGCATAGGCATGGTAGTGGTTAGAAACTCAAATCATTACGGTATTGCTGGATATTATGCTAAAATGGCTGAAGAAGAAGGACTGCTTGGAATATCTATGACTAACTCTCCTGCTGTTATAATACCTACCTTCGGAAAAGATGCCATGCTTGGTACAAATCCCATCGCTATATCTATGCCTGCAAAACCCTATCCTTTTTTAATGGATATAGCTACTAGTGTAGTTACAAGAGGAAAAATTGAAGTATATAATAAAAGGCACAAACCTCTTCCACTGGGCCTGGCACTGGATAAAAACGGAAAAGATACAGAAGATCCTTATGATATTTTATATAATCTTCCAAAAAAACTTGGAGGAGGTCTGGTTCCACTGGGAGGTTCCAAAGAGCTAACTGGAGGACATAAAGGCTATGGACTAGCTCTTTCAGTTGAAATATTTACAGCAATTTTATCTGGAGGCATCACAGGAAATTACGTTACATTGCAAGGTTCTTCCGGCTCTGGCACCTGCCATTATTTCTGTGCAATAGACTATGGTATATTTGGAGACAAAGACTCTATAGAAAATAAATTGTCAGGGTATTTAAATGAACTTAGAAACTCTAAAAAAGCTAAAGGAGCTTTAAGAATATACACCCACGGCGAAAAAGAAATTGAATCCTATAAAGATAAAATGGAAAATGGCATTCCAATGAATGAAGTCACCCTTGAAGAAATAAATGATATATGTAAATACTTTAATATAAAGACTAGCGATTACATAAAAAAATTTCCTATTGATAAGATCTAACTTAAAAATAGATTAACAAAAATTGGAGGTATTAAATTATATGATTAAAATAGGTAATAAGAAAATATTGATTAAAAAAGGAGATATAACAAAAGAAGATAGTGATGCTATAGTAAATCCTGCAAACAGTGCCCTTCAACATGGAGGAGGAGCAGCCCTGGCTATTGCAAGAGCTGGAGGTTCCAAGGTACAATCAGATAGTAATGAACTTATAAAAAAAATAGGTAGTTTACCTGTGGGAAAAGCAGTTATAACCCATGGTCACAATTTGAACTGCAAATTTGTAATACATACTGTAGGTCCTATAATGGGAGAAGGTAATGAAGATGAAAAACTAAAAAAAGCTATAAAGAGTGTACTTAATCTGGCAGAATCCTATAATCTAAACTCCATATCTATACCTGCTATAAGTTCTGGCATATTTGGATTTCCAAAAGAACGATGTGCAAAAATACTTCTTGAAACTTCTGTAGAATTTTTAAAAAGAGAAGATATAAATTTGAAGACCATTGTTATGTGCAATCATGATCAAAAGACAACAGATCTATTTTTAAAGGAAGAATCAAAATATATTTAACTTTATATTTGCCTTATTACTTGATTTTAAAATATTTAAATCTAAAAATAATTAAAATATTCTCACTGGGAATATTTTAATTATTATACACATTCAGATTTTATTACATATTATAAATAATAACATATTTTATAGAGGTGTTTTAATGTATAATATGAAACCTGAAGTTTTTAACTTTAATTCTGTTAAAGGTATTTCTTTAAGACAATTAAACGAACATTATAAATTATATGTAGGCTATGTAAATACGCTAAATGAAATCTGGAACATTGATTATATCCCCCAAAATTATACTGATAGTAATTCAACCTATTCAAAAATGCGCAGTTTAAAACTTGGTGAAACCTATGCACTAAACGGGGTAAAACTTCATAATCTTTACTTTAAAAATATCACAGGCGGCAATACCACTCCCCATGGTCCAGTGCTTAATTCTATAATAAATCAATTCTCATCTTATGATAACTTCATTTCTTATTTAACAAATGTAGGTTTATCTATGAGAGGCTGGGCAGTTCTTTCTATAGATTCACTAGATAATAAATTTCATATAATAGTAAGTGATTTGCATGATAAAGGATCTGTATGGATTTCTTATCCTATATTAGTAATGGATGTTTATGAACATGCCTATTTTATGGATTTTGGAACAAATAAAAAAGAATATATTTCTACATTTATTAAAAACATAAATTGGACTGTTTTAAATAAAAGGTTCCAAAATTATCTTCACATAATGAGAGTTATGAATATTAATTATAATAGATATCTTCCATATAAATTTTTCAACAGATAGATTTAATAATGAAAAGCAGCTCTAAAGGCTGCTATTCATTATTCCCCTGTAAATAAAGTATCGATCATATCGAACAGGAAGCTAAAAGATTCTCTTCTTTTAGATTTTATTCTTTTTAATATTGTAACTTTATCCTTTGTGTCTTCAACATCTCTTATTTTTTCACTCACATAACTCCCCCCATTCAGACAATTAAATTTTATTGTTTTTCGTATACTATAATCATATCTTTATACCCCTTGTAAGATTAAACTAAATCTATTTGTTAATATATTAACATTCTTTACATCTAATTGCAATATATATGTTAAAAAAATAACTATATACTCTAAATTTTTTAGTTCTATTATCCTTACGCTAAAAAAATTAAGATATTTTTGATAATTACTGAATAATATTAGCTCGATATTCACCTAACTATTTTTATTTAATCCAAAACTTTACTTGAAAAATTAAAAATAATTTTATTTATAACATCCTTACGTGAATTAAATATGTTATAAAAAACACTAAGTAATTGTCATAAGATTATCAATATTATTCTTATTATTTATAATAGAATTCATCTTCATTTAAAAACGAAAGTACTTAGACATATTATTTATTTTAAAATGTCTAAGTACTCTAAATATAATTATCAGATTTCATTTACCTTTGTATTTTTTCCTTTAACAAGCCCTTGTATAAGAAGCATCATTAAAGTAATGCCAATTAGAATAGTAGATACCGCAGCTATTTCCGGAGTTATACTGGTTTTCATACTTTCCCACATAGCTAAAGGGAGCGTTTTAGTTTTAGAACCTGCCAGAAACATAGTAACAGTTACTTCATCTATAGATGTGCTAAAAGCAAATACTGCCGCTGAAAACATAGAAGCTTTAATCTGAGGCAGTGTAATGTTAAAAAATACACTAATTTGTTTTGAACCCAAACCCATTGCTGCTAACTCAATATTTTTATCTACTCCTTTTAATCCTGTCATTACCGTTACAAATACCATAGGTATAGCTAACAATGTATGCCCTAAAACTATTCCAGGTATGGTATTAGTCAACCTTAAAGGTGCAAAGGAATTATATAAAGCTACACTAATTATGATTACAGGTATAACCATAGGCATAACCATAAAACCCATAAATATATTTTTAAACTTAAAGTCCATCTTGGTAACAGCAGCTGCCGCCATAGTTCCTAGAATAAGAGCAAATATTACTGTCAAGACCGCTATACCCAAACTTCTTCCAAAACATTGAGTCCACTGGCTATCATTAAAGAAAGCATGGTACCACTGGGTAGAGTAACTTGGTGGTGGAAATTTAAAATAACTTAACGAGGTAAAAGATAGTGGTATCAATACAAATACAGGAGCTATAAGAAAAAACAATATAACCATTACTATTATTGGAAGCCACATTATTCTCCCTCCTTTAACATAGGATTTCTTTTTGCCAATACTGCAAGTATAGATAAAAGCACCATGGTAATAATAAATAAAACCAGAGAAAGTGCAGACGCTAAAGGCCAATTTAAAGTAGCACTTATATTATTTTGTATAAGGGTAGATACAAGCATATTCTTTGAACCACCCAATAGTGCAGGAGTAATAAAATATCCCAGTGCTAAAACAAATACCAGTATGGATCCCGATAAAATTCCTGGAACAGATAGAGGAAAAAACACTTGCCAAAAAGCTTTTATAGGCCTAGCTCCCATGACTTGGGCAACTTCTACTAACTGTATATCAATACTTGACATAACTGAATAAATATTTAAAACCATATAAGGAAATAGCACATGAGTCATACCTATTGTTACAGAAGTAGTATTATAAAGTAAGTCCAAAGGCTGATTTATCAGTCCTATATTTTTTAAAAATGTATTTAAAATCCCTTGTTCCTGCAAAATTATAATCCATGAGAAGGTGCGAACCAATAAACTAATCCAAAAAGGTATCATAATAAGCATTAGAATAATCTTTTTTGTCCTGGAGGATTTTGTTTTAATAATAAAATAAGCTACCGGATAAGCAAGTACAATTGATATTACTGTTACAATAAATGAAGTTTTCAAAGTAAGCCATATAACTTGAAGATATATAGGTTCTGTAAAAATCTGTGCTATATATTTAAAAGTAAATCCATTTTCATCTAAAATACTTAATTTAAACAAACTTATCATAGGTACAAATGTAAATACCATAATAAAAAGTGCAGGCAATATTACCAGTATCCATTTTACACTAAGTAAATTATTTAATTTATCTTTTGTAGAATTTTTTTCAGACATCATCTCTTCTTTATTAATACTCTCATTTACCATTTCCATTCCCCCAAAAATCAATAACTATTAATCTAAAGTTCTAGCTGTATAACTAGAACTTTAGATTTAAGAATAAATTATTTAATTAACCACTGTTGGAATTTAGTATCCACAGCATCATAATTTTCTGCCCACCATTCTTCGTCGCCATGTATAAGTTTATTAGAGGTTTCGTCATCTCCTCTTCCTATTCTTTCTTTTACTTCTGTAGATAATAAATCTAATGCTTTAGAATTAGTTGGTGCGTAGTCGATATTTTTTGAGAAAGCTGCCTGTTGTTCAGCTTCACACTCAAATGCAATAAACTTCATAGCCAATTCTTTATGAGGTGCTCCTTTTGGTACTACCCAAGAATCTCCAAGAACTATAGCCTGGTTATATTCCACATCTACCGGTGAACCTTCCTTCTTTGCAGTACTTACACGTCCATTCCAAGCTGCTGCCAAAGTAACATCACCACTTGCAAGAGATTGAGGTGCCTGAGCTCCTGCAGTCCACCATATTTTTACATTACTTTTTATTTTATCTAGACTTTTAAAAGCTCTATCTACATCTAAAGGATATAACTTATCTGTCTCAACTCCATCTGCAAGAAGTGCAGCTTCTAAAGTTCCTACAGGATACTTCCACATAGTACGGGCTCCAGGAAACTTTTGTGTATCCCAAAATTCAGCCCAAGTGGTAGGGTGATTGTCTTTTGAATAACTGCTTGTATTATAGGCTATAGCTACATCAAAAGTATCTGAACCTACTCCATATTCATTGACCAATCCTTTATCAATATCTTCTGTTTTAATTACACTGTAATCCAATTTTTCAAGTAATCCCTGTTTACCTCCTCTTGGTGCAAAATCAGAGTCTACATTTACTACATCCCATTCAACGTTCTTTGACTGAACCATTGCTTTTAACTTACCATAGTCTGTTGGGTTTACTACTGTTATTTTTACGCCATACTTCTTTTCAAAAGCATCGTAATTTACTTGTCTTGCTTTGGAATAAGCTCCTCCCCAATCCACAACAACCAATTCTTTATCTTCACCGGTACTGCTTTTTTCATTAGATGAACTACCACATCCTGTAAGACCGAAAATCAATATTGCACTTAGTAAAAATAATAATTTTTTCTTCATGATTTATGCCCCCTTATGTTTTATATAATTAATTTCCTATTAAAGAACTCTTTGTAATTTCCCAATTTAATATGATCTCTTTACCTGAATTAAGCAAATTTTTATCAGAAGGTGATGCTTTTACCATCATTTCTTCATTATTTTCATTAACTACCTTTACCTTTAATGAATCTCCCACAAAAATAACTTCTTTAACTATTGCTTTCATGCTATTCTCATATTCAGGTTTCTCCAGTGTAATACATATATTTTCCGGTCTTAATGCTATAGAAACAGCTTTTCCCCTCAAATACTGGCCCTCAGTATCCATTTCTGCCTTTAAAATTTGTTTATTAAATATTTCTATGAATGCAATTTTACCTTCTGTTTGAATTATTTTACCTTTAATAATATTTATCTCCCCTATAAATTCTGCTACAAATATACTTTTAGGCCTTTCATATATGTTTTCTGGAGTATCTATTTGTTCTATTCTTCCCTTATTCATAATACATACTTTGTCAGACATAGTAAGAGCCTCTTCCTGATCATGAGTAACACTTATAGTGGTAATTCCAATTCTCTGTTGTATATGTTTAATTTCTAACTGCATTTTTTGTCTCAACTGCTTGTCTAAAGCTCCTAAAGGTTCATCTAATAATAATAATGGCGGATTAAATACTATAGCTCTTGCTAATGCAACTCTCTGTTGCTGCCCTCCGCTTAATTGCTTAGGATATCTATTTTCTACTCCTTCAAGATCCACTAATTTCAGCATCTTTGTAACTTTTTCTTTAATCTTATCTTTAGAAAATTTTCTGATTTTCAAAGGATACGCAATATTTTGAAAAATATTCATATGAGGAAACAATGCATAATTTTGAAAAAGCATTCCTATATTTCTTTCATAAGGTTTCTTTTTTTCAATATTTTCTTTATTTAAAAGAATTTCACCTGAATTTATTTTTTCAAATCCGGCAATTAACTTTAATAATGAAGTTTTTCCAGAACCACTGGGTCCCAATATAGTTAAAAATTCTCCTTTATCCACTCCAAAACTAACTTCATCCACAGCCTTAAAACTTTTATAGTATTTTACTACATTATTCATTAATAAGTTAGCTCCAATGGTACTCATTAACATTTCCCCTTTCTAAAACTATCAACATTTATTTATACTTTATTAAATGTGATAAGGTTATAAATTCACCAAACATAATAGATATAATTATTGCAATAAATCTAAATTATTTATTCATAATATAAGAATACATATTTACACTTTATATATTTTTATTAATTATACTGTCTTAATATTAACATGTCAATCTTAAATAAATGTATTTATTAATAATATGAAAATATAAAGTAACGC
This window encodes:
- a CDS encoding Ger(x)C family spore germination protein, with product MKNNKTKYISIILLCMIITIFFFIGLDDQQPVEELDIISGLGADLIIKNNKVTEHIVPMSIYLFESGDKINSTLRIGAAKTKGETRQNRQLSNDKQNILGLEKVFIISEEQAHYGLQDWTDILFRNPYLNDTAYVAVCKGKASDILSTNIKGYPSSSDFVGGLIKNSIFYNFFSDKYRVMNLFLSIGSEGYNPVLPYIETTDKGITITGMALFNGNKMISKINIAELRAMNIMRENNVKGMLTIQKSTCKYTNYYATSKRKVHCTKEGNKYKFTINISLEGDLVTDTLYKNLQNNSKKVEEFNTEMSEDIKKECISFITKMKHTYKVDCLELGKFAAAKYGRHIEKDWNSVVCNSEIDVNVKVKINKIGRGDY
- a CDS encoding SoxR reducing system RseC family protein yields the protein MGKNHNEKKKSTNMLMAAFMLFIFPIMLVFLGVFLGGYLGKLVQGSIRAYQIIGGIIAFIVAVVFIKLFDRTTVVDKEQEKFYWEDM
- a CDS encoding lamin tail domain-containing protein, with the protein product MIIVSTNVKIAFINNNIKERNGEFHLNDEWIRIENVSNRRVNMFNWEIWHWKPSKQYSLIYRFPKRIDNLFWTLDPDEIIILFTGYGSNKFIEGTGSHNSEFHFYCGKNSFIWNNAGDIVCLFDTKSMTSTLTVP
- a CDS encoding Ldh family oxidoreductase codes for the protein MTYSKVKYEGLKELCDIVFEKFGFSPEDSGTITDVLLLSDLFGIESHGIQRLVKYYSEIKNGLIKVASKPKMIKETPVSAVLDAQAGMGQLAGKKAMNMAIEKAKTSGIGMVVVRNSNHYGIAGYYAKMAEEEGLLGISMTNSPAVIIPTFGKDAMLGTNPIAISMPAKPYPFLMDIATSVVTRGKIEVYNKRHKPLPLGLALDKNGKDTEDPYDILYNLPKKLGGGLVPLGGSKELTGGHKGYGLALSVEIFTAILSGGITGNYVTLQGSSGSGTCHYFCAIDYGIFGDKDSIENKLSGYLNELRNSKKAKGALRIYTHGEKEIESYKDKMENGIPMNEVTLEEINDICKYFNIKTSDYIKKFPIDKI
- a CDS encoding macro domain-containing protein, whose translation is MIKIGNKKILIKKGDITKEDSDAIVNPANSALQHGGGAALAIARAGGSKVQSDSNELIKKIGSLPVGKAVITHGHNLNCKFVIHTVGPIMGEGNEDEKLKKAIKSVLNLAESYNLNSISIPAISSGIFGFPKERCAKILLETSVEFLKREDINLKTIVMCNHDQKTTDLFLKEESKYI
- a CDS encoding superoxide dismutase, producing the protein MYNMKPEVFNFNSVKGISLRQLNEHYKLYVGYVNTLNEIWNIDYIPQNYTDSNSTYSKMRSLKLGETYALNGVKLHNLYFKNITGGNTTPHGPVLNSIINQFSSYDNFISYLTNVGLSMRGWAVLSIDSLDNKFHIIVSDLHDKGSVWISYPILVMDVYEHAYFMDFGTNKKEYISTFIKNINWTVLNKRFQNYLHIMRVMNINYNRYLPYKFFNR
- a CDS encoding ABC transporter permease, with the protein product MWLPIIVMVILFFLIAPVFVLIPLSFTSLSYFKFPPPSYSTQWYHAFFNDSQWTQCFGRSLGIAVLTVIFALILGTMAAAAVTKMDFKFKNIFMGFMVMPMVIPVIIISVALYNSFAPLRLTNTIPGIVLGHTLLAIPMVFVTVMTGLKGVDKNIELAAMGLGSKQISVFFNITLPQIKASMFSAAVFAFSTSIDEVTVTMFLAGSKTKTLPLAMWESMKTSITPEIAAVSTILIGITLMMLLIQGLVKGKNTKVNEI
- a CDS encoding ABC transporter permease: MVNESINKEEMMSEKNSTKDKLNNLLSVKWILVILPALFIMVFTFVPMISLFKLSILDENGFTFKYIAQIFTEPIYLQVIWLTLKTSFIVTVISIVLAYPVAYFIIKTKSSRTKKIILMLIMIPFWISLLVRTFSWIIILQEQGILNTFLKNIGLINQPLDLLYNTTSVTIGMTHVLFPYMVLNIYSVMSSIDIQLVEVAQVMGARPIKAFWQVFFPLSVPGILSGSILVFVLALGYFITPALLGGSKNMLVSTLIQNNISATLNWPLASALSLVLFIITMVLLSILAVLAKRNPMLKEGE
- a CDS encoding extracellular solute-binding protein, with the translated sequence MKKKLLFLLSAILIFGLTGCGSSSNEKSSTGEDKELVVVDWGGAYSKARQVNYDAFEKKYGVKITVVNPTDYGKLKAMVQSKNVEWDVVNVDSDFAPRGGKQGLLEKLDYSVIKTEDIDKGLVNEYGVGSDTFDVAIAYNTSSYSKDNHPTTWAEFWDTQKFPGARTMWKYPVGTLEAALLADGVETDKLYPLDVDRAFKSLDKIKSNVKIWWTAGAQAPQSLASGDVTLAAAWNGRVSTAKKEGSPVDVEYNQAIVLGDSWVVPKGAPHKELAMKFIAFECEAEQQAAFSKNIDYAPTNSKALDLLSTEVKERIGRGDDETSNKLIHGDEEWWAENYDAVDTKFQQWLIK
- a CDS encoding ABC transporter ATP-binding protein translates to MSTIGANLLMNNVVKYYKSFKAVDEVSFGVDKGEFLTILGPSGSGKTSLLKLIAGFEKINSGEILLNKENIEKKKPYERNIGMLFQNYALFPHMNIFQNIAYPLKIRKFSKDKIKEKVTKMLKLVDLEGVENRYPKQLSGGQQQRVALARAIVFNPPLLLLDEPLGALDKQLRQKMQLEIKHIQQRIGITTISVTHDQEEALTMSDKVCIMNKGRIEQIDTPENIYERPKSIFVAEFIGEINIIKGKIIQTEGKIAFIEIFNKQILKAEMDTEGQYLRGKAVSIALRPENICITLEKPEYENSMKAIVKEVIFVGDSLKVKVVNENNEEMMVKASPSDKNLLNSGKEIILNWEITKSSLIGN